From a region of the Helicobacter hepaticus ATCC 51449 genome:
- a CDS encoding Fic family protein — MKEFIPNELPLEIPISENMYKLLVTASRALSELRGIARTIPNRFILINALVLQEAKDSSEIENIITTHDELFLSQVDKSKMAKATKEVQDYGKALQIGFWLISRDRLFRNSHILAIQKRLERNDAGFRRQSGTMLKNPSTGEIKHIPPQHYEDIVRLMSNLEQYINDDSMQDLDPLIKMAIIHYQFESIHPFYDGNGRSGRIINILYLVYKGLLDLPILYLSGYIVRHKAEYYELLQKVRDENAWEEWISYILKGVEYTSKTTTTTIKTIQSLMQHTKDLLKNQTEFYTKDFLETLFIHPYTRIETIASKLNITRQTASKYLKICEELKIVRCVKIGRNHYYVNIGLFELFKKGVC, encoded by the coding sequence ATGAAAGAATTTATCCCAAATGAACTTCCATTAGAAATTCCTATAAGTGAAAATATGTATAAATTACTTGTAACTGCTTCAAGGGCTTTGAGTGAGCTAAGAGGTATAGCAAGGACAATTCCCAACCGCTTTATATTGATTAATGCATTAGTCTTACAAGAAGCAAAGGATTCTAGTGAGATAGAAAATATTATCACTACGCACGATGAATTGTTTTTATCGCAAGTTGATAAGAGTAAAATGGCAAAAGCTACTAAAGAGGTGCAAGATTATGGTAAGGCTCTACAAATAGGATTTTGGCTTATTAGTAGGGATAGGTTGTTTAGAAACTCTCATATTTTGGCGATTCAAAAACGACTTGAACGCAATGATGCGGGGTTTAGACGACAAAGTGGCACAATGCTTAAAAATCCAAGCACAGGAGAAATTAAGCATATTCCACCACAGCATTATGAGGATATAGTGCGTTTAATGAGTAATTTAGAGCAATATATAAATGATGATAGTATGCAAGACTTAGACCCGCTTATCAAAATGGCAATTATTCATTATCAATTTGAAAGCATACACCCATTTTATGATGGGAATGGGAGAAGTGGGAGGATTATTAATATCCTATATCTTGTGTATAAAGGGCTTTTGGACTTGCCTATACTCTACCTAAGTGGTTATATTGTGCGGCATAAGGCAGAATATTATGAACTTTTACAAAAAGTGCGTGATGAAAATGCGTGGGAAGAGTGGATAAGCTATATTTTAAAAGGAGTAGAATATACTTCTAAAACAACGACTACAACAATAAAAACTATTCAAAGCCTTATGCAACACACAAAAGATTTATTAAAAAATCAAACTGAATTTTACACAAAAGATTTTTTAGAGACTTTGTTTATACACCCATACACTAGGATAGAAACGATTGCAAGTAAGCTTAATATCACAAGGCAGACTGCTTCAAAATATCTTAAAATTTGTGAGGAGCTTAAAATCGTGCGATGTGTAAAAATAGGTAGGAATCATTATTATGTCAATATTGGCTTATTTGAATTGTTTAAAAAGGGAGTATGTTAA
- a CDS encoding DEAD/DEAH box helicase family protein, whose protein sequence is MDKPEQKAREEIDKLLSLAGFELRDFKDYALGDSTPNAARNLAIKEFILKNGTRADYILFVAGKACGVIEAKKISLSLSGAENQAKNYAYTLPAHIPSFQGMLPFVYVSNASEIYFTDLREPNPRARRIFAFHTPKELLEKLNSDSLRERIRHIPPLSSQDSKKLRDCQKEAIEGLEKSLKQNKQRALIQMATGAGKTFTACNFAYRLLSIAKAKRILFLVDRNNLGKQAKKEFDNFSPSADKRHFSEIYNVVHLETNHILTESKVVITTIQRLYSILRGESEFDSANEEHSAFENEDKETKEVAYNPKIGIDTFDFIVIDECHRSIYGLWRQVLEYFDAFLIGLSATPSKHTLGFFAQNVVAQYDLEKSILDKVNVGYEIFRIKTRISEQGSIIEANAEFQIPFRDKDTRKIGYESLEEDLEYSKADLDRSVLAPSQIRTILETYKNKVFDLLFPERERSYLPKTLIFAKDDNHAEEIVRLAREVFNADNEFAQKITYNIGNQNPHELINAFRHSKKFRIAVTVDMIATGTDIKPLEVLIFMRDVKSASYYAQMVGRGVRSIHNDDLRAVTPNADCKTRFYVIDAVGVSESQKIDSRPLERKKRLSLKEILQQVRESVAKGEYDKDALLSLASRLTRLELSLSKEDNASLQELNSNKSLCALAKEILAFADSLQALERAEVAHNPLEIFTNDTFCKLLLELAKKSKIYIDEISQDSVLSAEFDTQKAQNLIAQFNEFILQHKDEITALSIIYSQNYKNRHLTYEVIAELAHKLKQDSMDIPSLWNAYKLRDKGKVSKNPSKNLTNLISLVRYALKMDTELQDFAIGANARYNLWRGRCKKKGIAFSPEQEAFLELIKEYIIANGCAEVKDIQEICADLGGIYRAKAIFKENLGELVEELSLALVG, encoded by the coding sequence ACGCAATCTCGCCATAAAAGAATTTATCCTAAAAAATGGCACAAGGGCGGATTATATACTATTTGTCGCGGGTAAGGCGTGTGGAGTGATAGAGGCGAAAAAAATTTCTTTGTCTCTAAGTGGGGCGGAAAATCAAGCCAAAAATTATGCTTATACTCTTCCCGCGCATATTCCCTCTTTTCAAGGTATGTTGCCCTTTGTTTATGTCAGCAATGCGAGTGAAATTTATTTTACAGATTTGCGCGAACCAAACCCACGCGCAAGGAGGATTTTTGCCTTTCATACGCCAAAAGAACTTTTAGAGAAGCTTAATTCCGATTCTTTGCGTGAGAGAATCCGACATATCCCGCCACTAAGCAGCCAAGATTCTAAAAAGCTAAGAGATTGTCAAAAAGAAGCCATAGAGGGCTTAGAAAAATCTTTGAAACAAAACAAACAAAGAGCCTTAATCCAAATGGCAACCGGTGCAGGTAAAACCTTTACCGCTTGTAATTTTGCGTATCGTCTGCTAAGCATAGCAAAAGCAAAGCGCATTTTGTTTCTTGTAGATAGAAACAATCTTGGCAAACAAGCCAAAAAAGAATTTGATAATTTCAGCCCAAGCGCAGATAAGCGGCATTTTAGCGAGATTTATAATGTGGTGCATTTAGAGACAAATCACATTCTCACAGAATCCAAAGTCGTGATTACGACAATTCAGAGGCTGTATTCTATTTTGCGTGGAGAGAGTGAGTTTGATAGCGCAAACGAGGAACACTCCGCCTTTGAAAATGAGGATAAAGAAACAAAAGAAGTTGCCTATAATCCCAAAATTGGCATTGATACCTTTGATTTTATCGTTATTGATGAATGCCACCGCAGCATTTATGGGCTGTGGCGACAGGTGCTAGAGTATTTTGACGCATTTCTTATCGGGCTTAGCGCGACACCCTCTAAGCATACCTTAGGGTTTTTCGCTCAAAATGTTGTGGCGCAATATGACTTAGAAAAATCCATTCTTGACAAAGTCAATGTGGGCTATGAAATCTTTAGGATTAAAACGCGCATTAGCGAGCAAGGAAGCATTATTGAAGCGAATGCAGAATTTCAGATTCCATTCCGCGACAAAGACACGCGAAAAATCGGCTATGAGAGCTTAGAGGAGGATTTAGAATATTCCAAAGCAGATTTAGACCGCTCCGTGCTTGCTCCTAGCCAAATCCGCACGATTTTAGAGACTTATAAAAACAAAGTCTTTGACCTACTTTTTCCCGAACGTGAGCGAAGCTATTTGCCTAAAACTTTGATTTTTGCCAAAGACGATAATCACGCAGAGGAAATCGTGCGCCTTGCGCGAGAAGTGTTTAACGCAGACAATGAGTTTGCGCAAAAAATCACCTATAATATCGGCAATCAAAACCCACACGAGCTTATCAATGCCTTTAGGCATTCCAAAAAGTTTAGAATCGCGGTTACGGTGGATATGATAGCCACAGGCACAGACATTAAGCCCTTAGAAGTGCTGATTTTTATGCGTGATGTCAAATCGGCGAGTTATTATGCGCAAATGGTTGGGCGCGGGGTGCGGAGTATCCATAATGACGATTTAAGGGCTGTTACGCCAAATGCGGATTGTAAGACGCGTTTTTATGTGATTGACGCGGTGGGCGTGAGTGAAAGCCAAAAGATTGATTCACGCCCCTTAGAACGCAAGAAACGCTTAAGTTTAAAGGAGATTTTGCAACAGGTGCGCGAGAGTGTGGCAAAAGGTGAATATGACAAAGACGCACTTTTAAGCCTCGCTTCAAGGCTTACACGCTTAGAGTTAAGCTTAAGCAAGGAGGATAATGCGAGTTTGCAAGAACTTAATTCTAACAAAAGCCTTTGCGCACTTGCAAAAGAGATTTTAGCATTTGCGGATTCCTTACAAGCGTTAGAGAGGGCAGAGGTGGCGCACAATCCACTAGAGATTTTTACAAATGACACATTTTGCAAGCTGCTTTTAGAGTTGGCAAAAAAGAGCAAAATTTATATTGATGAAATCTCGCAGGATTCTGTGCTTAGTGCAGAATTTGACACGCAAAAGGCGCAGAATCTCATCGCGCAATTTAATGAATTCATTTTGCAGCATAAAGACGAAATCACCGCTCTAAGCATTATCTACTCACAAAATTACAAAAATCGCCACCTAACTTATGAGGTGATTGCAGAATTAGCGCATAAGCTTAAGCAGGATTCTATGGATATTCCAAGCTTATGGAATGCGTATAAACTGCGTGATAAGGGCAAAGTGAGTAAGAATCCTAGCAAAAACCTAACCAACCTCATCTCCCTTGTGCGCTATGCACTCAAAATGGACACAGAGTTGCAAGATTTTGCGATTGGGGCGAATGCGCGTTATAATCTGTGGCGTGGGCGATGTAAGAAAAAGGGCATTGCATTTAGCCCCGAGCAAGAGGCATTTTTGGAGCTTATCAAAGAATACATTATCGCAAATGGCTGTGCGGAAGTTAAGGATATTCAAGAGATTTGCGCAGACTTAGGCGGGATTTATAGAGCAAAAGCGATTTTTAAGGAAAATTTAGGCGAACTCGTGGAGGAACTAAGCTTGGCATTGGTGGGGTAG
- a CDS encoding DEAD/DEAH box helicase, whose protein sequence is MMTNEQIFDECKRIYTLDDKEKANELFRLLDKIGNKRNYSPVLNHLIREVGIYPYINQDTAIFSDRLVCECFKTDVGENEPKILHREQSRILKRLLEGENLILSAPTSFGKSFIIDALIAIKKPSNILIIVPTISLMDETRRRLTLKFGSDYHIITTSGSQLKDKNIFIFPQERALEYFENLREKSLDLFIVDEFYKMSNKDRRTHILHNIVNKFKNIAKQKYYICPNADDIEDKSKNKIFLAGLKKEILTITTVALNKFDLSKETGSKELKIQNLLKNEIGKSLIYVSTKPNSKKLCKILLKFIKAGNEELNSFSQWLQKHYAREWDFATNIKNGIGQHNSAIHRYIQQLQVKLFSENPSMNIMVSTTSLIEGVNTAARNIIIWNNQVANDSLNSFTYKNIIGRGGRMFKYFVGNIYLLDNENKIEEKEVEKIDINPDEEFLYRNDLENPDLESKKLIEQKLFSLIKDKQKFQKLISYIKNYKIIMNIENVLQIIESVNEIMKSIKHLNNDNPDSWGLLEVKSVRNIFSNNDKKLDRAYKNIKVFAKYNWNGTSALLNNSTININDYFNIEKIIVFDIASFFNDINEIQQILYPDKHINISPFVSKLSNAFLPSVVYTLEEFGLPRMLSKKLHKYNFINFENNDLKIDEALETFKESSVEEIINLFKSHNDFDDFDEYILKYFYDGLGK, encoded by the coding sequence ATGATGACTAACGAACAAATTTTTGATGAATGCAAAAGAATCTACACGCTTGATGACAAAGAAAAAGCTAATGAGCTTTTTAGATTGCTTGATAAAATAGGTAATAAACGAAATTATTCCCCTGTATTAAACCACTTAATTAGAGAGGTTGGAATATATCCTTATATCAATCAAGATACAGCCATATTTTCAGATAGGCTCGTGTGTGAATGTTTCAAGACTGATGTAGGAGAGAATGAACCAAAGATATTGCATAGAGAGCAATCAAGGATTTTAAAACGATTATTGGAGGGAGAAAATCTAATCCTTTCAGCTCCTACAAGTTTTGGAAAAAGCTTTATTATTGATGCACTCATCGCCATTAAAAAACCAAGCAATATCTTAATTATCGTTCCAACTATTTCGCTTATGGACGAGACAAGAAGAAGATTAACGCTAAAATTTGGTAGTGACTATCATATTATTACAACTAGCGGTTCTCAACTAAAAGATAAAAATATATTTATTTTCCCGCAGGAAAGGGCTTTAGAATACTTTGAGAATCTTAGAGAAAAAAGCTTGGATTTATTTATAGTAGATGAGTTTTATAAAATGTCTAATAAAGACAGAAGAACACATATACTTCACAATATTGTTAATAAGTTTAAAAATATTGCCAAACAAAAATATTATATATGCCCTAATGCAGACGACATAGAAGATAAGTCTAAAAATAAAATTTTTCTAGCAGGTTTAAAGAAAGAAATTTTGACAATCACAACAGTGGCTCTCAATAAATTTGACTTAAGCAAAGAAACAGGGAGCAAGGAATTAAAAATTCAAAATCTTTTAAAAAATGAAATTGGCAAAAGTTTGATTTATGTTAGCACAAAACCTAATTCTAAAAAATTATGTAAAATTTTATTAAAATTTATTAAAGCAGGCAATGAGGAACTTAATTCGTTTTCTCAATGGCTGCAAAAACACTATGCCAGAGAATGGGATTTTGCAACAAATATAAAAAATGGTATAGGGCAACATAATTCCGCAATTCATAGATATATACAACAATTACAAGTTAAATTATTTTCTGAAAACCCTAGTATGAATATTATGGTAAGCACTACTTCTTTAATTGAAGGGGTAAATACTGCAGCAAGAAATATTATTATATGGAATAATCAAGTTGCTAATGATTCTTTGAACAGCTTTACTTATAAAAATATAATTGGTAGAGGCGGAAGAATGTTTAAGTATTTTGTAGGAAATATTTATTTGTTGGATAATGAAAATAAAATAGAAGAAAAAGAAGTTGAAAAAATTGATATTAATCCTGATGAAGAGTTTTTATATAGAAATGATTTAGAAAATCCTGATTTAGAAAGTAAAAAATTAATTGAACAGAAGCTATTCAGTCTCATAAAAGATAAACAAAAATTTCAAAAATTAATAAGCTATATAAAAAATTACAAAATAATAATGAATATTGAAAATGTCCTGCAAATCATAGAAAGTGTCAATGAAATTATGAAGAGCATTAAACATCTTAACAATGATAATCCAGATTCTTGGGGATTGTTAGAGGTAAAATCTGTTAGAAATATTTTTTCTAACAATGATAAGAAGCTAGATAGAGCATATAAAAATATTAAAGTATTTGCAAAATATAATTGGAATGGCACTTCTGCATTATTGAACAATAGCACTATTAACATAAATGATTATTTTAATATTGAAAAAATCATTGTTTTTGATATAGCTAGTTTTTTTAACGATATTAATGAAATACAGCAAATTCTTTATCCTGATAAGCACATTAATATTTCTCCCTTTGTAAGCAAACTTTCTAACGCATTTCTTCCCTCTGTTGTCTATACCTTAGAAGAATTTGGCTTGCCAAGAATGTTATCAAAGAAATTGCACAAATATAACTTTATCAACTTTGAAAATAATGATTTAAAGATTGATGAAGCTTTAGAAACATTTAAAGAATCAAGCGTTGAAGAAATAATAAACTTATTCAAATCTCACAATGATTTTGATGATTTTGATGAGTATATATTAAAATATTTTTATGATGGATTGGGAAAATAA
- a CDS encoding HamA C-terminal domain-containing protein, whose amino-acid sequence MSDYTFTKYRDKDKVDFEVLIDEWLMSNDSVNHAMLSLVNDFESNQWRSKKFRNFIINNLKEVALNKKERDALSGNEGDILERAISKMHIDNSGGEIGEVFLYGIMKSYYNALPVVPKIFYKQNPNDNAKGADSVHITLEENTYHIWLGESKIYNDITGSINEAVKSVYELLATDKLKKEKSLIMNLNDIEDYLSDADDSKKLLMIELKKTLNDRTSLDEMKKILHIPISIIYECEMTKKHLQNPSVCLDDNYKNLIIEFHKNQCGNLSQKIISKLNNIPLIEYIKFHIIIFPIPNKKELVAQINKIFEAHRQ is encoded by the coding sequence ATGAGTGATTATACTTTTACAAAATATAGAGACAAGGATAAGGTAGATTTTGAAGTGTTGATTGACGAATGGCTTATGTCAAATGATTCGGTGAATCACGCTATGCTATCTCTTGTTAATGATTTTGAGAGCAATCAATGGAGGAGCAAGAAATTTAGGAATTTTATTATAAATAATCTAAAAGAAGTTGCGTTAAATAAAAAAGAAAGAGATGCGTTGAGTGGAAATGAAGGTGATATATTGGAAAGAGCTATTTCTAAAATGCACATTGATAACTCAGGGGGTGAAATTGGAGAAGTTTTTTTATATGGTATTATGAAAAGCTATTACAATGCTTTACCAGTTGTTCCAAAAATATTCTACAAACAAAACCCTAATGATAACGCAAAAGGCGCAGATAGTGTCCATATAACCTTAGAAGAAAATACTTATCATATATGGCTTGGAGAATCAAAAATTTATAATGATATAACAGGTTCTATTAATGAAGCAGTAAAATCTGTGTATGAACTTTTGGCTACTGATAAATTAAAAAAGGAAAAATCTTTAATAATGAATTTAAATGATATTGAGGATTATTTAAGTGATGCTGATGATTCAAAGAAGCTTTTAATGATAGAGCTAAAAAAGACACTTAATGATAGAACTTCACTAGATGAGATGAAAAAAATCTTGCATATACCTATTTCTATTATTTATGAGTGCGAAATGACAAAAAAACATTTGCAAAACCCTTCAGTTTGTCTTGATGATAATTATAAAAATTTAATTATTGAATTCCATAAGAATCAATGCGGCAATTTATCTCAAAAGATTATTAGCAAACTTAATAATATACCTTTGATTGAATATATTAAATTTCATATTATAATTTTTCCAATTCCCAATAAAAAAGAATTAGTAGCACAAATCAATAAAATTTTTGAGGCACATAGACAATGA
- a CDS encoding restriction endonuclease subunit S → MINNIPKNWEIKTLAEVCTSKNSNIVLSSIENNTGKYPIYGAKGFLKTIDFYTIENESLGIVKDGAGVGRIFLLPEKSSLIGTMAYIQANENLNLKYLYHFLHTINFNQYISGSAIPHIYFRDYKKEKIPLPPLEVQKAIVEKLENAFAHIDEAVRHLKSVQTNIPRLKSSLLHCAFSGKLTESQNSSHKVQTLKSVVGVEGEFEREEGATSPFKPLHPLIKEEIPQGWEIKTLGEVFKVIGGGTPSTANPKFWSGNIAWITSANIENENFTIIPKKFINQSAIQASATNLVPKNTIIVVTRVGLGKVGITDVETCFSQDSQALLPLIDLNVKFMAFQIRNKAQNFIVSSRGTTINGITKDTLKKVALKIPPLATQNQIVQILESKFAHLEKLEQFVNASLENLQKLKSSLLNQAFKGELIC, encoded by the coding sequence ATGATAAACAATATTCCAAAAAATTGGGAAATTAAAACCTTAGCAGAAGTTTGCACTTCTAAAAATTCAAATATTGTTTTAAGCAGTATTGAAAATAATACAGGGAAATATCCAATCTATGGGGCGAAAGGATTTTTAAAAACTATTGATTTCTACACCATAGAAAATGAAAGTTTGGGTATCGTCAAAGATGGCGCGGGAGTAGGTAGAATCTTTCTATTGCCTGAAAAATCATCTTTAATAGGGACAATGGCTTACATACAAGCAAATGAAAATTTGAATTTAAAATATTTATATCATTTTTTGCATACAATCAATTTTAACCAATACATAAGTGGTTCAGCGATTCCACATATTTATTTTAGGGATTATAAAAAAGAAAAAATCCCCCTCCCACCCCTTGAGGTTCAAAAAGCCATAGTGGAAAAGCTAGAAAATGCCTTTGCGCATATTGATGAGGCAGTGCGTCATCTTAAGTCGGTTCAAACAAACATTCCGCGCCTTAAATCCTCCTTGCTCCACTGCGCCTTTAGCGGCAAACTTACAGAATCTCAAAATTCATCGCACAAAGTGCAAACCTTAAAAAGCGTTGTCGGGGTGGAGGGAGAGTTTGAGAGGGAGGAGGGAGCGACTTCGCCATTCAAGCCCCTCCACCCTCTCATAAAGGAAGAAATTCCGCAAGGTTGGGAAATTAAAACACTTGGGGAAGTATTTAAGGTCATAGGTGGTGGAACGCCCTCTACTGCAAACCCTAAGTTTTGGAGCGGTAATATTGCTTGGATTACAAGCGCAAATATAGAGAATGAAAATTTTACAATTATCCCTAAAAAATTTATAAATCAAAGTGCTATTCAAGCCTCTGCTACAAATCTTGTGCCAAAAAATACTATTATTGTTGTAACAAGAGTTGGACTCGGTAAGGTAGGCATCACAGATGTAGAAACTTGTTTTAGTCAAGATAGTCAAGCCTTATTGCCTTTAATAGATTTAAATGTGAAATTTATGGCATTTCAAATAAGAAATAAGGCACAAAATTTTATTGTTAGCAGCAGAGGGACAACTATTAATGGTATTACAAAAGATACTCTTAAAAAGGTAGCATTAAAGATTCCGCCCCTTGCAACCCAAAATCAAATCGTGCAGATTTTAGAATCCAAGTTTGCGCATTTGGAGAAGTTGGAGCAGTTTGTGAATGCAAGCCTAGAAAATCTCCAAAAACTCAAATCCTCACTTTTAAACCAAGCGTTTAAGGGTGAGCTGATATGTTAA